In Sphaerisporangium krabiense, the DNA window CCTCCGAGCCGCCCACGGCGTCGTAGAACGAGATGGATTCCGGAGAAGTAGCGGACACGCTCACAAGCCTACTCAGACACTGGCGAGGGGAATCCCGGCGTGGTCGAGCTCGGCCTTGACCCGCACGCGAAGCTCCCTGGCCACCTCGGCCTGATGGGTGGGCACGGTCTTCACGGTGATCCGGAAGATCACCGCCGCGGCGGAGATCTGCTCCAGCCCGTACACCTGGGGCTCCTCGACCAGTGCGACGTCCCGGAACTCCGGGTCCTCCCAGATGTCCGAGGAGATCTTCTTGAGGATCTCGCGGACGGCGGTGACGTCCGACTCGTAGGCCACGGGCACGTCCACGAGCGCCCGCGACCAGCCCTGCGACTCGTTGCCGACCCGGTTGATCGTGCCGTTGCGCACGTACCAGACCCGGCCGTCGACGTCCCGCAGGCGGGTGATCCGGAGCGTGACGGCCTCGACGGTGCCGGCGGCCACGCCGGTGTCGATCAGGTCGCCGACGCCGTACTGGTCCTCCACGAGCATGAACATGCCGGCGATGAAGTCCTTGACCAGTTCCTGGGCGCCGAACCCGACCGCGATGCCGAGGATGCCGACGCTGGTGAGGATCGGGGCCAGGTCCAGCCCGAAGCGTCCGAGGACCATGAGGCCCGCGGTGCCGAAGACGACGGCGGTGACCAGGCTGCTGAGGACGGACCCGAGCGTCTCGGCCCGCTGGCGTCGCCGCTCGGTGAGCACGGCGGCGGCCCCGTCCATGGGGGTGGCCGCCCGGAACCGCAGCCGCTCGGGCATAACGCCGTCGGCGGCACGCCGGATCACCCGGTCGATCAGCCGGTTCAGCAGCGCCCGGATGATCAGGGCGACGACGACGATGAGCGCGATGCTGATGACCCACGCCACAGGGGACGCCCACTCGGGTGGTAGCACGTTCAGCAGCGTCGCACAGACGGCGTCGTCGCGACCGTTACCGCCGCAACCTTTCAGAAAATTGACCCCGAACTCCGTGATCGGATCGGGCGTCGGGGCGGGCGTCGGGCTGGGGGCCAGCAGGAACACGCGGTTGATCCCCTTCGGATCGGGTCGGTCGGCGAGGACGATCATCGGTACTTGACCTACAAGGAACGGTACTTGACCGAAGTGCCTTCGCCGACCGGCCCGGCCGCCGCCACATCGCGCCGGGGAAGACGGGAGTGCCCGGCCCGGGGCCGCGGAGGGCGGGCCCGGACACCCCGGTGACGTACGGCTCGGACGGGACACGCACCCGGAAGCGTGTCCCGCGCCGTTTCCGATCGGGGTTCTCCCGATCACCACCGGGCACGGAGGGCGTCCGCGTCCGGAGGCTGCTTCAGGGGGCCGCCGGCGGAAGATCACGGGCCTGAATCGGTTCAGTTGAGCGCCGGAAATCATCCGCTGCGCCCGTGAAATGGGGCCCTTATCCGATAAGGGGTTATACGTACTCAGACGCCGTTGTGTGGGCACGTATGCGGGTTTTCCGAAATGTTCCGGTAAACCATACGGAGCCGGCGGGGCGCCCAGCGCTCTGGCCGTGTCTCCACGGTCCGGAGCGCTCCGCACCGGACGCCCCGCCGACCCCGAAGAGCCGCGGTGTGGCGCGGGTGGTCGCGATGACTGCGCTGCATCGCGTCCACCACGTGCCTATTCGCTCACCGCGGCCAGCACTCGTGCGACCTTCGTCGCCGCCCCCGCGGGGTCGTCCGCCTTGTGCATGCGCTCGCCCCATGACCACCAGTAGTACGCGGGAGTCGCCTGCGCCCGGCAGGTGACGTTCTCGGTCAGGGTCGTGGCGTTCGGGTTGATCACGCGGACGAACGCCCGTCCCGACTGTGTGCGCACCACCCTGGCGAGCAGCCCGCGAGCGTCGAGCTCGTCGGCCAGGCGTTCGAGGTGCTGGAAGCTGTCGTCCACTCGGAGCCTTCCTCGTCTCCAGCGATTTCCCGCGGTGTTAATCCGCGGCGAATCGCGGCTGGTTGGCCAAATCTGACTCACGAGCGCCGGTGGGTCAACGAAGCTTCACCGGTGGTCGGGTGTGAGGTTATTTCAAGTGGGTTGAAAGAACGTCCCCGGCGGGGGACGATTCTATGCCAGCAGCTTCTAACGTCCTTTCACGGGCGGTCATAACTGGTCCATCATTCTCAATAGACGCAGCGTAACCCGGCAGTGATGCTGCGTCATCACAGGTGTAGGGACCGGTCGGGATATGTGACCAGCATGAGCGGCTGGCCGCAAGGGAGGGGCCGGGATGTCCGGCAGACAGCACAAGGAAACGGAGACGGCCCGGCGCGCCCGGGCCCGCGGCCTCGCGGTCGGCCGTAGCACGGCCCGAATCGCCGAGGAGATTTATGAAGAGTGTTCCCCCCATTTCGGGACAACTCGAATCAAATCACACCGTCTCGCGCACGGGGTCGCCCTTGCCGATGTGATCGAACAGGTGCGCGCCCTGTTCGATCGTGACGGCAAGCCCGCTCCCGGCATCGGGGAAACGCTTCTCAGCGCGTACGAAAGCGGGCTGAAGCGCCCCGGGCCCGAGTACCTCCACTATCTGTGTTCCGTCTACCGGGTCGAGCCGGCCGCCCTCGGATACGACGGCCCGTGCATCTGTGGCCATGGCCACCGAATGCCGGGCGTCGTGCGGGGCGGCCTCAAAGAGGTCAAACCCGAAAATTCCCCCGATACGCGTGAGCTGTGGACAAAACCGCTCAGCGACTCCTCCGCGGACGGGGGTGAGGAGGACGAGAACGTGTTACGTAGGACGCTGCTGGCGATGATCGCCGGATCGACGCTCCCGCTGAACGACTCCGTGCTCGGCGCGGCCGACAACATCCGCAGGCGCATGGACGAGACCCTGGTGTCGACCACCGTGTCCCCGGCGATGCTCGATCACTGGGAAGAGGCGGCTGCCTCTTTCGGACGGCAGTACATGAACACCCCGCCGCTCCGCCAGCTCTGCGACGTGCTCCTGGAGTTCAGCACCGTCCGGCAGGCGATGGAGCGCCACCAGCCGATCGACCTCCAGGAGCGGCTGTGCGCCCTGGCCGCCCGTCTGGCGGGGCTGGCCGGCATCATCATGATCGACCTGGGCGACCAGCGCCTGGCCCGCTCGTTCTTCCGCACCTCCCGCACCGCGGCGGACGAGACGGGCGACCGCGCGCTGCGCGCCTGGGTCACCGCCCGCGAGGCCCTCGTGCCCCTGTTCTACGGAGACCCGCGCGAGGCCCTCAACCTGGCCAAGAAGAGCCGCGACCTCGCCGGCCAGACCCCGTGCGCGGCCAAGGCCATGGCCCCCGTCGTGGAGGCCAGGGCGCTGTCCATGCTCGCGAACGCCGGCGGCAAGAAGGACGTGGTCGACCAGGCCAAGCGCGCGCTCGCCCGGGCCCGCGCGGCCTTCGCCCAGATGACCCCCGCCCAGCAGGAGGACACCGTCTTCGGCTACACCGAGCGGCAACTCTACTTCCACCAGGGCGACGCGCTCACGCGCCTCGGCCAGACCGTCGAGGCCGACCTGATCCTGGAGCAGGCGCTGGAGAAGTACGACGGCGACCTGCTCGACCAGACGCTCATCAGGTTCGACCAGGCGCACTGCCGGCTCCTCGAAGGCGACGGCGCGGAGGCGCTGCGGCTCGGCCAGAAGGCGGTCCAGCAGGTCGGGGAGGACTTCCGCACGGACATCATCGTGCGCCGCGCCGCCGACCTCGCCCGCGCGATCGAGGCCAAGTGCGGCGCCGTGGACGGGTTGCGCGACTTCGTCGACCAGCTCGCGAAGCTCACCCCCCCGGCCACGGACGCGTCCTCCGCTGCCGCGGAGGTCGATGCATGACGCTTGTGCTCAGGCGGTATCGCTGGTCGGATCGGGACGCCGTCTGGGAGCTGCACCGCACCTGTCTCGCCCAGGTCGGGATCATCCTGGGGGACGGGGTCTACTACGAGGACGACATCCCTCGGATCACCGAGATCTACCTGGCCGACCGGGGCGAGTTCCTGGTCGGCGAGGTGGAGGGCGCCGGCATCGTGGCCATGGGCGGCCTGCGGCGCGTCGACGACGAGACCGCCGAGCTGTGCCGGCTGCGCGTGCACCCCGACTTCCAGCGGCGCGGGTTCGGCACGCGGATCATCGACGCGCTGGAGGCGTCGGCCCTGCGCCTCGGCTATGGCAGGCTGCGCGGGGACACGACGCTGTCCCAGGGCGCGGCGCTGGAGCTATATCGGAAGTACGGCTGGCGTGAAGTGCGCCGCGAGGAGAGGGGCGGGCAGGTGGTCGTTTACGGCGAGAAGACGCTGGCGCCGGACCGGTCATCGCAACTTACCGGTAAGGCGTAATATATGCACTATATCCGGGTGATTTCGACCGTAATGCTTGCGGATTTATAGATGTGTTCCATAATTAGGTCTTTGTAGCCGGAGACCTGATGAGAGGGCACCCGATGAAGAAGATCGTCGTCCGCAAGCCTGGCATGGTCCATCTCACCGGCAGCGCCAGCGCGATCCACAAGGGGTGAGGGCCCGTCCCGGTCACCTCTGGGTCCACGGCGGAACCTCGCGGGACCGCCGGAGGGTCCTGGACGGGCTCGGGCTGCCCGGATGGCCGGTCCCCGTGCTGGACGCGCACCGGCGGCCGCGCGGGCCGTACGGCTTCGGGGGAGCGCTGCTCCAGGCCCTGGTGCCCGCGGCCCTCGCCCGCGCG includes these proteins:
- a CDS encoding mechanosensitive ion channel family protein, encoding MLPPEWASPVAWVISIALIVVVALIIRALLNRLIDRVIRRAADGVMPERLRFRAATPMDGAAAVLTERRRQRAETLGSVLSSLVTAVVFGTAGLMVLGRFGLDLAPILTSVGILGIAVGFGAQELVKDFIAGMFMLVEDQYGVGDLIDTGVAAGTVEAVTLRITRLRDVDGRVWYVRNGTINRVGNESQGWSRALVDVPVAYESDVTAVREILKKISSDIWEDPEFRDVALVEEPQVYGLEQISAAAVIFRITVKTVPTHQAEVARELRVRVKAELDHAGIPLASV
- a CDS encoding GNAT family N-acetyltransferase, translating into MTLVLRRYRWSDRDAVWELHRTCLAQVGIILGDGVYYEDDIPRITEIYLADRGEFLVGEVEGAGIVAMGGLRRVDDETAELCRLRVHPDFQRRGFGTRIIDALEASALRLGYGRLRGDTTLSQGAALELYRKYGWREVRREERGGQVVVYGEKTLAPDRSSQLTGKA